A stretch of Candidatus Bathyarchaeota archaeon DNA encodes these proteins:
- a CDS encoding ABC transporter substrate-binding protein, with translation MNKRIVVVSLTVLMVLVLTAWVFVYLKPWIVRVVALHPYTLSATFEELERLFEGENGGVDLELKPYHVSGELYTLLDEGEVDIVVAEDLSVMEMLSENGYVNWYLQFATGDGGTAYYIAVSRNSKHLEQALAFTQLLLSEKGKDVLRKYGYEPVTPAMGFGDVPEELREYALEFKSVVDWLGRRVIVPKPVKRVVSLVPMITISILMMDGGDLLVGVDSVSPTSELLTKIFPQIKDIPVAGAPWSINIELILSLDPDVVLTTDRPMEVVKKLEELEIPVVIVPMGRLHCDQLPEAIRLIGEVIGREDKAEELASYCEEKMTTLLNVTSEIPRSERAKVYIAISDGLKTHIAYISRDIVWIAGGVNVAENLSGPAGSGPPMAAVSMETVLTWNPDVIITWDPQVKELILSDPRWAEVNAVKNNRVYVIPRGLRSWITPEPEAFLGAMWLAEKLNPDAFSFNFEEEVKLFYHRFLGYELSDEELSRILSGEYGVEIPGA, from the coding sequence TTGAATAAACGGATAGTGGTTGTTTCTTTGACCGTACTCATGGTTCTAGTTTTAACCGCGTGGGTTTTCGTTTATCTGAAGCCCTGGATTGTCAGGGTGGTTGCACTCCACCCATATACATTATCGGCTACTTTTGAGGAGTTAGAACGCTTGTTTGAGGGAGAAAACGGAGGTGTGGATTTAGAGCTTAAACCTTACCATGTGAGCGGAGAGCTGTACACCCTCTTAGACGAGGGGGAGGTCGATATCGTTGTAGCAGAAGACCTCAGCGTTATGGAGATGCTCTCTGAGAACGGTTATGTGAACTGGTACCTCCAGTTTGCGACCGGAGATGGTGGAACCGCTTATTATATAGCGGTGAGTCGGAACTCTAAACATCTCGAACAGGCTTTAGCTTTCACGCAGTTACTCTTAAGCGAGAAGGGGAAGGATGTTCTCCGCAAGTATGGGTATGAACCCGTGACACCTGCTATGGGATTCGGAGATGTTCCTGAAGAGCTTAGAGAGTATGCGTTAGAGTTTAAAAGCGTCGTCGATTGGCTCGGTAGAAGAGTGATCGTGCCTAAGCCTGTCAAGAGGGTCGTCAGTCTAGTTCCTATGATAACTATCTCTATACTCATGATGGATGGGGGAGACTTGTTGGTCGGGGTGGATAGCGTCTCACCTACCTCGGAGCTTCTTACGAAGATTTTTCCACAGATCAAAGATATACCCGTGGCCGGTGCCCCCTGGAGCATAAACATAGAATTGATCCTAAGCCTTGACCCAGACGTCGTCTTGACGACCGATAGACCCATGGAAGTGGTTAAGAAGCTTGAGGAGCTTGAGATACCGGTCGTGATCGTACCTATGGGTCGATTGCACTGCGACCAGCTTCCAGAAGCCATCCGGTTGATCGGTGAGGTCATAGGTAGGGAGGATAAGGCTGAGGAGCTTGCCTCATATTGCGAGGAGAAGATGACGACTCTATTGAACGTAACCTCGGAGATCCCGAGGAGCGAGAGGGCTAAGGTCTACATAGCCATAAGCGATGGACTGAAAACGCATATAGCCTATATCTCACGCGATATAGTTTGGATAGCCGGAGGGGTGAACGTCGCCGAAAACCTCTCCGGGCCTGCCGGAAGCGGTCCACCTATGGCGGCGGTTTCGATGGAGACCGTGTTGACATGGAACCCAGACGTCATCATAACCTGGGACCCTCAGGTTAAGGAGTTGATTCTCTCAGACCCGAGGTGGGCGGAAGTCAACGCCGTTAAAAACAATAGAGTTTACGTGATACCTAGGGGGCTTAGAAGCTGGATCACGCCGGAGCCCGAGGCTTTCTTAGGCGCCATGTGGCTTGCAGAGAAGCTCAACCCAGACGCCTTCTCGTTCAACTTCGAAGAGGAGGTTAAGCTATTTTACCATAGGTTTCTCGGCTATGAGCTTTCAGACGAAGAGCTTAGTAGAATCTTGAGTGGTGAGTATGGTGTCGAGATACCAGGTGCTTGA
- a CDS encoding DUF4981 domain-containing protein, with the protein MSNRSVHWPPDWENPKVVERNKEPAHASLMPFPDEEKAFKGEREESPWFILLNGEWRFRLVPNPYSVPEGFFKEEFDVDEWDIIPVPSNWQMLGYDKPIYTNVVYPFHADPPRVPHDDNPVGLYRRSFEIPAEWKGRQVFLVFEGVDSAFYVWVNGELVGYSQGSRLPAEVNITPYIRIGENTLAVQVFRWSDGSYLEDQDMWRLSGIYRDVYLFSTPNVHVRDFFVRTELDKDYVDATFKVRVHVKNYSEQPAENYRVEVKLLDAEGRPVFDNPLSQVIDRIRAKHEVVLEFKQKVKNPYKWSAENPYLYTMIITLKDAQGVVLEVESCKVGFRQIEVRDGQILVNGVPIVLKGVNRHEHDDVRGKAVTLESMIKDIKLMKQFNFNAVRTSHYPNDPRWYDLCDKYGIYVIDEANIECHGLANMRWIGYRMEPANDPEWLNAFMERCIRMVERDKNHPCVIMWSLGNESGYGPNHDVMAAWIHHYDPTRLVHYEGTIHVAPVLGRIPEIVDVISIMYPSIKTLIRLAEDLNDDRPIIMCEYAHSMGNSTGNLKEYWEVIDRYRRLCGGFIWDWVDQGLRKKTEDGEEYWAYGGDFGDEPNDGNFCINGLVWPDRTPQPAMWECKKILQPVRVEPVDLSAGKVRIINRYHFTDLSGLDIFWELYADGELIQQGQLPKLHTPPGCSEVVTIPFTKPKPKPGAEYWLIIRFKLDHDTLWAEKGHEVAWEQFKMPFKVPPGPVVKVEDMPSLRLEDAGSKAVISGVDFRLVFDKEKAQIVSFRYKGSELVKSGPVLNVWRAPTDNDAARMAVEWRKFGLDRVVHTVKNVRVEQTAPQVVQIYVESETRAPDVADGFSCRYIYRIYGSGDVIIDSKIVPSSRLPPLPRIGLQFRIPGEYNMFTWYGRGPHENYCDRKEGAAVGVYSGTVDDQYVPYIMPQENGNKTDVRWVSLTNGEGIGLLAIGMPLMEVSAHYFTTEDLTKAKHTFELKRRDYITLNLDYRQSGLGGASCGPDTLPKYQIKPEPVRFKVRIRPVSLKQMSPMELSKQRIQD; encoded by the coding sequence ATGTCAAACCGTAGCGTCCACTGGCCTCCTGATTGGGAGAATCCAAAGGTAGTGGAGAGGAATAAGGAACCTGCGCATGCCAGTCTGATGCCTTTCCCCGACGAGGAGAAAGCGTTTAAAGGTGAACGAGAGGAGTCTCCGTGGTTTATACTGCTCAACGGGGAGTGGAGGTTTAGGCTTGTACCAAACCCCTACAGCGTCCCCGAGGGCTTCTTCAAGGAAGAGTTTGACGTAGATGAGTGGGATATAATCCCTGTCCCTAGCAACTGGCAGATGCTGGGTTACGACAAACCCATATACACTAACGTCGTGTATCCCTTTCACGCCGACCCGCCCAGGGTTCCACACGACGATAACCCGGTCGGCTTATACCGGAGAAGCTTCGAGATACCTGCCGAGTGGAAGGGAAGACAGGTCTTCCTAGTGTTTGAAGGGGTTGACTCAGCCTTCTACGTATGGGTGAACGGCGAACTCGTGGGCTACAGTCAGGGAAGCCGTCTACCTGCGGAGGTCAACATCACACCATACATACGCATTGGGGAGAACACTTTAGCGGTTCAGGTTTTTCGTTGGAGCGACGGAAGCTATCTGGAAGACCAGGATATGTGGCGGCTCAGCGGCATCTACCGTGACGTGTATCTATTTTCTACACCGAACGTTCACGTAAGGGACTTCTTCGTCAGAACCGAGCTAGATAAGGATTATGTGGACGCAACCTTCAAAGTCAGAGTTCACGTTAAAAACTACTCCGAACAACCTGCAGAGAACTATAGAGTAGAGGTGAAGCTCCTCGACGCCGAGGGTAGGCCGGTCTTCGACAATCCGCTGAGCCAGGTTATAGATAGAATCAGGGCGAAACACGAAGTCGTGCTTGAGTTCAAACAAAAGGTTAAAAACCCGTACAAGTGGTCTGCGGAGAACCCGTACCTGTATACCATGATCATCACGTTGAAGGATGCACAGGGCGTTGTCCTGGAGGTGGAGAGCTGTAAAGTCGGTTTCCGCCAGATAGAGGTGAGAGACGGACAGATACTGGTCAACGGAGTCCCGATCGTCTTGAAAGGTGTGAACAGGCATGAGCATGACGACGTGAGGGGGAAGGCCGTAACCCTAGAGTCGATGATAAAGGACATTAAGCTCATGAAGCAGTTCAACTTTAACGCGGTTCGCACCTCGCACTATCCGAACGACCCACGGTGGTACGACCTATGCGACAAATATGGCATATATGTGATAGACGAGGCGAACATAGAGTGTCATGGCTTAGCGAACATGCGGTGGATCGGGTATCGCATGGAGCCTGCTAACGACCCTGAGTGGTTAAACGCGTTCATGGAGCGTTGTATTAGGATGGTGGAGAGGGATAAAAACCATCCATGTGTGATAATGTGGTCGCTTGGGAACGAGTCTGGGTATGGTCCGAACCACGACGTGATGGCCGCCTGGATACACCACTACGACCCGACGAGGCTAGTTCATTACGAGGGGACGATCCACGTAGCCCCCGTGCTCGGTAGGATTCCTGAGATAGTCGACGTGATAAGCATAATGTATCCCAGCATCAAGACGCTTATCAGGCTAGCCGAAGACCTGAACGACGACCGACCTATCATCATGTGCGAATACGCCCACTCGATGGGTAATAGCACGGGTAACCTGAAGGAGTACTGGGAGGTGATCGACCGGTATAGGCGTCTATGCGGAGGCTTCATCTGGGACTGGGTGGACCAGGGCTTGCGGAAGAAGACAGAGGATGGAGAAGAGTACTGGGCGTATGGAGGGGACTTCGGCGATGAACCCAACGACGGAAACTTCTGCATCAACGGGTTGGTTTGGCCAGACCGTACACCGCAGCCGGCCATGTGGGAGTGCAAGAAGATCCTTCAGCCCGTCAGGGTAGAGCCTGTCGACTTGAGCGCAGGGAAAGTTAGGATAATTAATAGATACCATTTCACGGACCTAAGCGGGCTGGATATTTTCTGGGAGCTATACGCCGACGGAGAACTTATCCAACAGGGTCAGCTACCTAAGCTACATACACCACCCGGCTGTAGCGAGGTTGTGACCATTCCATTCACGAAGCCTAAACCGAAGCCAGGTGCGGAGTATTGGCTCATAATTAGGTTTAAACTGGACCATGATACGCTTTGGGCGGAGAAGGGTCATGAAGTTGCGTGGGAGCAGTTTAAGATGCCGTTTAAAGTTCCACCTGGCCCTGTGGTTAAGGTTGAAGACATGCCGTCTCTTAGGCTGGAGGACGCAGGGTCAAAAGCCGTGATCTCAGGCGTCGATTTTAGACTGGTCTTCGATAAGGAGAAGGCTCAGATAGTCTCCTTCCGATATAAAGGTTCAGAGCTCGTGAAAAGCGGCCCCGTCTTGAACGTGTGGCGTGCCCCCACCGATAACGACGCGGCTAGGATGGCCGTGGAGTGGCGTAAGTTCGGATTAGACCGCGTCGTGCATACGGTGAAAAACGTTAGGGTCGAACAGACGGCTCCTCAGGTCGTGCAGATATACGTAGAGTCTGAAACCCGTGCACCCGACGTTGCGGACGGCTTCAGCTGCAGGTATATTTATAGGATCTACGGAAGCGGCGACGTGATAATAGACTCTAAGATCGTTCCGAGCAGTAGGCTTCCACCGTTGCCTAGAATCGGGCTACAGTTCCGCATCCCAGGGGAGTATAACATGTTTACATGGTATGGACGGGGACCTCATGAAAACTACTGCGACCGTAAAGAGGGAGCCGCGGTCGGGGTATACAGCGGCACAGTAGACGATCAGTATGTGCCATACATAATGCCGCAGGAGAACGGGAATAAGACAGATGTTCGATGGGTTTCGCTCACCAACGGAGAGGGCATAGGTCTATTAGCCATAGGTATGCCTCTCATGGAGGTTAGCGCACACTACTTCACGACGGAAGACCTGACTAAGGCTAAGCACACGTTCGAGTTGAAAAGGAGAGACTATATAACGTTAAACCTGGACTACAGACAGTCAGGATTAGGCGGAGCCAGCTGCGGACCGGATACGCTGCCGAAATACCAGATAAAGCCTGAGCCAGTCCGCTTCAAAGTCAGGATAAGACCTGTATCGCTTAAACAAATGTCTCCTATGGAGCTTAGCAAGCAGCGGATCCAAGACTAA
- a CDS encoding ABC transporter ATP-binding protein has translation MRLEVRGLHFSYTPEREVLKDISFDVEGGDIFCVLGPNGCGKTTLLKCLGGILKPNKGSILLDGVEASTISRAEYAKLVGYVPQEHGLVFPYKTIDVVLMGRAPHLGIFSTPSEKDYRIAEEALREVGIYHLKDRPYVELSGGERQLVIIARVLAQQPKILLLDEPTSHLDIKNQMAILRIVTKLAEQGMTIVMSTHFPRHALLFSSKVGIMVGGRFIAIGNPEEVVTEERLKKAYDIDIKILTVKNPLGDRAIKVCIPVEALSSRQLVGGAWSRV, from the coding sequence ATGAGGCTCGAAGTCAGAGGTCTACACTTCTCATATACCCCGGAAAGGGAAGTTCTAAAGGATATATCCTTCGACGTCGAGGGGGGTGACATATTCTGCGTACTAGGGCCCAACGGGTGTGGGAAGACTACGCTTCTAAAATGCCTCGGTGGAATTCTGAAGCCGAACAAGGGTTCTATACTTTTAGACGGTGTGGAGGCGAGTACCATATCTAGAGCCGAGTACGCCAAACTCGTAGGCTATGTACCCCAAGAGCACGGCCTAGTCTTCCCCTATAAGACTATAGATGTCGTCCTCATGGGTAGGGCGCCGCACCTAGGCATATTTTCGACGCCGTCTGAGAAGGACTATAGGATAGCCGAAGAAGCCCTTAGGGAGGTCGGTATATATCATCTTAAAGACAGGCCATACGTGGAACTGAGCGGCGGTGAGAGACAACTTGTGATAATCGCCAGGGTTCTAGCTCAGCAACCTAAGATTCTGCTACTAGACGAGCCTACATCCCACTTGGATATCAAAAACCAGATGGCTATCCTCCGGATCGTCACGAAACTCGCCGAGCAAGGGATGACTATAGTTATGTCGACGCATTTTCCGAGACATGCACTACTCTTCTCTAGTAAAGTAGGCATCATGGTCGGTGGTAGGTTCATAGCCATCGGAAACCCAGAGGAGGTCGTCACCGAGGAGAGGCTCAAGAAGGCCTACGACATAGACATCAAGATCCTGACGGTGAAAAACCCGTTAGGAGACCGGGCTATAAAGGTCTGCATCCCGGTCGAGGCATTATCCAGCCGTCAACTCGTCGGAGGAGCTTGGAGCAGAGTTTGA
- a CDS encoding iron ABC transporter permease yields the protein MVSRYQVLEDVLKEVRGRKALVATALVLAPTLSFLLSLLVGRYQISPQIVFSVLISKILPFHYDVPKQVEIVIIQVRLPRAIAAALVGAALALSGTAFQGLFRNPLVSSQILGVASGAGFGAALALLLSGDPVIVQVSAFGFGIVAVAISYALSRTYRETSLLTLVLAGIVVGALFSALISLIKYVADPYEKLPSITFWLMGSLSAVSFRELTWNFIPIVVPCIILVLARWRLNVLSLGEEEAKALGIDVERMRMLVISCCTLMTAAAVSIAGMVGWVGLVIPHIGRMLVGPDHKVLVPASIAIGAAYLLIVDSMVRIVSTFEMPLGVLTAIIGAPFFAYLLRKRTVSWR from the coding sequence ATGGTGTCGAGATACCAGGTGCTTGAAGACGTTCTTAAAGAGGTTAGAGGGCGTAAAGCTTTAGTAGCCACGGCTCTAGTATTAGCTCCAACATTATCGTTTCTACTGTCGCTTCTTGTAGGTAGGTACCAGATATCACCTCAGATCGTGTTTTCAGTATTGATCTCGAAGATTCTGCCGTTTCATTACGACGTACCCAAGCAGGTGGAGATCGTGATCATCCAGGTAAGGTTGCCTAGGGCGATAGCAGCGGCTCTTGTAGGAGCAGCCTTAGCGCTCTCGGGAACGGCGTTTCAGGGATTGTTTAGGAACCCTCTGGTTTCGTCACAGATACTCGGGGTAGCCTCCGGAGCCGGTTTCGGAGCGGCTTTGGCGTTGCTCCTATCCGGAGACCCCGTGATAGTTCAGGTCTCAGCATTCGGGTTCGGGATAGTCGCGGTGGCGATATCCTACGCCTTAAGCAGGACATACAGGGAGACCTCTCTACTCACGTTGGTTTTAGCCGGTATAGTCGTAGGAGCCCTATTTTCGGCTTTGATATCGCTTATAAAATACGTAGCGGATCCATATGAGAAGCTTCCCTCGATAACGTTTTGGCTTATGGGCAGTCTCTCAGCCGTCTCGTTCAGGGAGCTTACATGGAACTTCATACCCATAGTGGTTCCATGTATAATTCTAGTTTTAGCCAGATGGAGGCTTAACGTGTTGTCTTTAGGCGAGGAGGAGGCTAAGGCGCTCGGGATAGATGTCGAGCGGATGAGAATGCTCGTCATAAGCTGTTGCACCTTGATGACCGCCGCCGCTGTCTCGATAGCGGGTATGGTTGGATGGGTGGGGCTAGTGATCCCCCATATAGGCAGGATGCTCGTAGGCCCGGACCACAAGGTCTTGGTCCCAGCGTCTATCGCTATAGGAGCTGCCTATCTACTAATCGTCGATAGTATGGTTAGGATAGTATCGACCTTTGAGATGCCGTTGGGTGTCCTTACAGCCATAATAGGCGCCCCGTTCTTCGCGTATCTTCTTAGAAAGCGGACGGTGAGCTGGAGATGA
- a CDS encoding right-handed parallel beta-helix repeat-containing protein: MDTNREACVNSRLELVQALSQAEPGSTILVEPGVYEGGIYIENLKGEPGKPIVIAAADPSDPPVIQGGREGLHLVDPAYVEIYNLTFVGASYNGVNIDDGGSYDTPAHHIVLQGLTVMDIGPEGNRDGIKLSGVDDFVVRNCVVERWGTEGSAIDMVGCHRGIIEGCVFRYEDDVGSSGVQVKGGSSDITIRRNRFEHAGRRAVNIGGCTDLQYFRPQPPPGYEAKNITVEGNVFIGSNAPIAFVGVDGAVVRFNTIYCPKRWVVRILQETAEPGFIPCRNGRFTDNIVVFESHEISTTVNVGPGTLPRTFVFARNFWYALDDPSLSHPSLPVDEVDGVYGLDPMFIDPEKGDFRLKPGSPAEGKGAYALSGEESSP; encoded by the coding sequence ATGGATACTAACCGTGAAGCATGTGTTAACAGTAGGCTTGAGCTTGTTCAAGCGTTATCTCAGGCCGAGCCAGGCTCGACTATACTTGTCGAACCCGGGGTATACGAGGGTGGAATATATATCGAGAATCTGAAGGGGGAGCCTGGAAAACCCATAGTGATCGCGGCGGCAGACCCAAGCGACCCCCCGGTTATACAAGGCGGGCGGGAGGGGCTTCACTTGGTCGACCCTGCCTACGTCGAGATATACAACCTCACGTTCGTAGGGGCATCGTACAACGGGGTGAACATAGACGACGGAGGCTCCTACGATACTCCTGCACACCACATCGTGCTACAAGGTCTAACGGTCATGGATATAGGTCCTGAAGGAAACCGCGACGGTATCAAGCTCTCAGGCGTCGACGACTTCGTCGTTAGAAACTGTGTCGTAGAGCGGTGGGGAACCGAGGGGTCGGCTATAGACATGGTGGGTTGCCATAGAGGAATCATAGAGGGTTGCGTATTCAGATACGAGGACGACGTAGGCTCCAGCGGCGTTCAGGTTAAAGGAGGTAGTAGCGACATCACTATACGGCGTAATAGGTTTGAACACGCAGGTAGAAGAGCCGTCAACATAGGCGGTTGTACAGACCTTCAGTATTTTAGGCCTCAGCCTCCTCCCGGCTACGAAGCTAAGAACATAACGGTGGAAGGTAACGTATTCATAGGCTCCAACGCACCCATAGCGTTCGTCGGAGTCGACGGAGCCGTCGTGAGGTTCAACACCATATACTGTCCAAAGCGTTGGGTCGTGAGAATACTTCAAGAGACTGCAGAGCCGGGGTTCATCCCTTGTCGTAACGGCCGGTTCACCGACAACATAGTCGTCTTCGAATCGCATGAGATATCGACCACGGTCAACGTAGGACCTGGGACTCTTCCTAGAACCTTCGTATTTGCTAGGAATTTCTGGTACGCCCTAGACGACCCGTCGCTCAGCCATCCATCCCTACCCGTAGACGAGGTAGATGGCGTGTACGGTCTAGACCCGATGTTCATAGACCCTGAGAAAGGCGATTTCCGGCTTAAGCCCGGTAGTCCAGCTGAGGGGAAAGGAGCTTATGCTCTATCGGGCGAAGAGTCTTCTCCATAA